A region of uncultured Desulfobacter sp. DNA encodes the following proteins:
- the secE gene encoding preprotein translocase subunit SecE, with protein MSRLQKKKPQGEKRKRLAEGEDEMGVAVKSTSAVRPTQSVSGVKPERSLVQPGEETFITRAMEFFREVKVELKKVIWPTRKQTTGTTVVVIIFVFIVAVFLGIFDYSLSRLVQVVLT; from the coding sequence ATGTCGAGATTACAGAAAAAAAAACCTCAAGGTGAGAAGCGTAAGCGGCTTGCTGAAGGCGAAGACGAGATGGGTGTTGCTGTAAAATCGACTTCGGCAGTGAGGCCAACGCAATCCGTATCGGGCGTCAAGCCCGAAAGGTCATTGGTGCAGCCTGGGGAAGAGACTTTTATTACCAGGGCTATGGAATTTTTCCGGGAAGTAAAAGTCGAACTGAAAAAGGTGATTTGGCCGACACGAAAACAGACAACCGGGACAACGGTTGTGGTAATAATTTTTGTGTTTATTGTTGCTGTTTTTCTGGGTATTTTTGACTACAGTCTGTCCAGGCTCGTTCAAGTCGTCCTTACGTAG
- the rpmG gene encoding 50S ribosomal protein L33, which yields MDRVLIALACTECKRKNYTTTKNKRKTPDKIEFKKYCKFCDKHLVHKETKIK from the coding sequence GTGGACCGAGTGCTTATTGCTCTTGCTTGTACTGAATGCAAGAGAAAAAATTATACAACGACCAAAAACAAACGCAAGACTCCGGACAAGATAGAGTTTAAAAAATATTGCAAATTTTGTGATAAACATCTCGTCCACAAAGAGACAAAAATTAAATAA
- the nusG gene encoding transcription termination/antitermination protein NusG, with protein sequence MSLKWYVVHVYSGHEQKVKLALEEKIQGLKHPEKFGDILIPTENVVELVDGKKRQSSRKFYPGYILVRMHLDNETWHIVSSTAKVTGFLGGKNKPAPITDKDAQGIIEKMEQGKEKPQPKYYFEPGDDVRVVDGPFSNFNGTIEEVSPDKEKVKVLVSIFGRATPVELNFIQVTKI encoded by the coding sequence ATGTCTTTAAAATGGTATGTCGTCCACGTTTATTCCGGTCATGAGCAAAAGGTGAAGCTTGCTCTGGAAGAAAAAATCCAGGGATTAAAACATCCGGAAAAATTCGGGGACATCCTGATTCCCACCGAAAATGTTGTCGAGTTGGTGGATGGTAAAAAAAGGCAATCTTCAAGGAAATTTTATCCCGGTTATATTCTTGTGCGCATGCACTTGGACAACGAAACGTGGCATATTGTAAGTTCAACTGCTAAGGTTACCGGTTTTCTTGGAGGTAAAAACAAACCTGCTCCCATAACTGACAAAGATGCTCAAGGTATCATAGAAAAAATGGAGCAGGGTAAAGAAAAACCCCAGCCCAAATATTATTTCGAACCGGGTGACGATGTGCGGGTTGTAGACGGCCCTTTTTCCAATTTCAATGGTACAATTGAAGAAGTATCACCGGACAAGGAAAAGGTCAAGGTGCTTGTGAGTATCTTTGGGCGTGCCACGCCGGTAGAGTTGAATTTTATACAGGTAACCAAGATTTAG